In Elaeis guineensis isolate ETL-2024a chromosome 1, EG11, whole genome shotgun sequence, a genomic segment contains:
- the LOC105039599 gene encoding glutamate receptor 2.7, producing MRRAVHLLLPLPFLLFQLFLFSSSLGIGPQRASARAGGTLPESTVPFDVGVILDTGSWIGNMSWTCMSLAVEDFYAAHPNHTTRLRFHLRNTDQDAISAASAAIDLLKNVQVQAIIGPQTSTQAKFVIELGDKTQVPIISFSARSPALSSQTSYFIRTAWSDSSQAKVIASIVQAFKWREVVPIFEDSDYGNGIVPYLVDAFQEIGAHVPYRSKIPVSATKDKILNELYELKDKQTRVFVVHMTYSLGLQLFSSANEAGMMKEGYVWITTYGLTDIVDLNGSSAISVMKGVLGVKPYVSETKRLRDFKMRWRKKYYQEDPNAKVSEPTTFGLWAYDTVWSLAAAAQGLNSTNYTTQESDVYNSSTDLATLGSSLTGTNLRDRIINSNFSGISGKFHLIDGQLDSSAFEIINVLGHGERRVGFWTPAFNLSGHMDMKADLQSIKWPGGNKAAPKGWEWPTSGKWLRIGVPVKPGFSQFVKLEKDNKTIGRSYCTEVFDAVMKKLPYHVPYKYVAYVDAKGESNGTYDDLVYQVYLENFDAVVGDVTIIANRSLYVDFTLPYTESGVSMLVPIKDKRHKSAWTFLEPLTTDLWLASGAFFVFTGFVVWFLEHRINNEFRGSRARQLGTIFYFSFSTLVFAHREKVASNLSRVVVIIWVFVVLILQQSYTASLTSMLTMQQLEPTVTDLDELIRNGNYVGYLNDSFMPGLLRRLNFNESRIIAYNSPKEYHDAMSNGTVAAIVDEIPYIKVFLSMYCNKYAMVGRTYKTDGFGFVFPKGSPLVADVSRAILDVTENGNMTDIEKILYGDGNCLNQSDTTITSNGLTLNSFWGLFLVTGAATLCALVLHLGGFLYEHRKILRTCDSENSLRQKLALLAKLYDQADPSLHGPKKTGARDEQVINDIVASLHNNSVLRSPSSISNYGHGNFGPEDDMGTPPEEPGTPGREVASHNPDPPSFAEMLNER from the exons ATGAGGAGAGCAGTacatctccttcttcctctcccctttcttctctttcaactcttcctcttctcttcttcgctGGGCATTGGGCCTCAAAGAGCCTCTGCTCGAGCGGGCGGTACCCTTCCAGAATCCACCGTGCCGTTTGATGTGGGCGTGATCCTGGACACAGGGTCATGGATCGGGAACATGAGCTGGACTTGTATGTCCTTGGCCGTCGAGGATTTCTATGCGGCTCATCCCAACCACACCACCAGACTCAGATTCCACTTGAGGAACACGGATCAAGATGCCATCAGTGCAGCATCCGCcg ctatcgatcttctgaagaatgTTCAAGTGCAAGCAATTATCGGGCCACAAACATCAACCCAGGCTAAGTTTGTAATTGAACTTGGAGACAAAACTCAGGTTCCAATCATATCTTTCTCAGCAAGGAGCCCAGCTCTTTCTAGCCAGACTTCATACTTCATTCGCACTGCATGGAGTGACTCCTCTCAAGCAAAAGTTATTGCTTCTATTGTTCAAGCCTTCAAATGGAGGGAAGTTGTTCCTATCTTTGAAGACAGTGACTATGGTAATGGAATTGTACCTTATCTTGTTGATGCCTTCCAAGAAATTGGTGCTCATGTCCCATATAGGAGCAAAATCCCTGTTTCAGCTACCAAGGACAAAATTTTAAATGAGCTCTACGAGTTGAAAGACAAACAGACAAGGGTCTTTGTTGTGCACATGACATATTCTCTGGGCCTCCAGCTATTTTCAAGTGCAAATGAAGCTGGAATGATGAAAGAAGGGTATGTCTGGATCACAACATATGGCTTAACGGATATTGTGGATCTAAATGGTTCATCAGCCATCAGTGTGATGAAAggtgtgttgggtgtaaaaccttaTGTTAGTGAAACTAAAAGGCTCCGTGATTTCAAGATGAGGTGGAGAAAGAAATATTATCAGGAAGATCCAAATGCTAAAGTAAGTGAGCCCACCACTTTTGGTTTATGGGCTTATGACACGGTGTGGTCACTTGCCGCTGCAGCACAGGGTCTCAACAGTACAAACTATACAACTCAAGAGTCTGATGTCTATAATAGCTCAACTGACTTGGCAACACTTGGATCATCTCTTACTGGCACAAATCTGCGCGATCGGATAATAAACAGCAATTTTAGTGGCATAAGTGGGAAATTTCATTTGATTGATGGCCAGTTAGATTCCAGTGCCTTTGAGATAATTAATGTACTCGGACATGGTGAGAGAAGGGTTGGGTTTTGGACTCCAGCATTCAACCTTTCTGGGCATATGGATATGAAGGCTGATCTTCAATCCATAAAATGGCCTGGTGGCAATAAGGCTGCGCCTAAGGGATGGGAGTGGCCAACAAGTGGGAAATGGCTCAGAATTGGAGTTCCAGTAAAACCTGGGTTTTCCCAATTTGTTAAACTCGAAAAGGATAATAAAACTATTGGCAGATCTTACTGCACAGAAGTATTTGATGCTGTAATGAAAAAACTACCGTATCATGTCCCTTACAAATATGTGGCCTATGTGGATGCCAAGGGAGAGAGCAACGGGACATATGATGATCTTGTTTACCAGGTCTATCTTGAG AACTTTGATGCTGTGGTGGGTGATGTGACAATCATAGCCAATCGATCTTTATATGTGGATTTCACATTGCCATACACTGAATCAGGGGTGTCCATGCTCGTACCTATTAAGGACAAGCGCCATAAAAGTGCATGGACTTTCTTGGAACCATTGACTACTGATCTTTGGTTGGCAAGTGGTGCTTTCTTTGTCTTCACAGGGTTTGTGGTGTGGTTTCTTGAACACCGGATCAATAATGAGTTTAGAGGTTCTCGTGCACGTCAACTTGGTACTATCTTCTATTTCTCCTTTTCGACGCTTGTCTTTGCACATAGGGAGAAGGTGGCAAGCAACTTGTCTAGGGTTGTGGTGATCATTTGGGTGTTTGTTGTTCTCATACTTCAGCAAAGTTACACTGCCAGCTTAACCTCCATGCTCACAATGCAACAACTTGAGCCAACTGTCACCGATCTAGATGAGCTTATTCGAAACGGGAACTATGTTGGATACTTGAATGACTCTTTCATGCCTGGGCTTTTGAGGCGGTTGAATttcaatgagtcaaggattataGCTTACAACTCTCCCAAGGAGTATCATGATGCCATGTCCAATGGAACTGTTGCAGCCATTGTTGATGAGATACCTTACATCAAAGTATTCCTCTCCATGTACTGTAACAAGTATGCCATGGTTGGACGTACCTACAAGACTGATGGATTTGGATTT GTCTTCCCGAAGGGTTCGCCTTTGGTTGCTGATGTATCGAGGGCAATTCTAGATGTAACAGAGAATGGTAACATGACTGATATTGAGAAAATATTATATGGGGATGGAAACTGTCTTAACCAAAGCGATACAACAATCACTTCAAATGGTCTTACGTTGAATAGCTTTTGGGGTCTATTCCTCGTCACTGGAGCTGCCACTCTTTGTGCCTTAGTTCTTCATTTGGGTGGCTTTCTTTATGAACATCGAAAGATATTGAGAACTTGTGATTCAGAGAACTCTTTACGTCAGAAGCTTGCTCTCTTGGCTAAACTCTACGATCAAGCAGATCCATCCCTGCATGGACCAAAGAAGACAGGAGCCAGAGATGAACAGGTAATAAATGATATTGTGGCTTCACTTCATAATAACAGCGTACTGCGAAGCCCATCAAGCATCTCCAATTATGGACATGGAAACTTTGGGCCTGAGGATGATATGGGAACCCCACCAGAGGAACCAGGAACTCCAGGTAGAGAGGTTGCTAGTCATAATCCAGATCCTCCATCATTTGCAGAGATGCTTAATGAGAGGTAA